Part of the Polyangium spumosum genome is shown below.
AGTCGCGAGAGGAAATCATGGTCACTCTCGTTGTACTGCACGACATACGAGCTCGTGGCACGGTCCGTGAGGCGTCCTTCGTCCGTGACGGCCCAGCGGTAAAGCGCGCGAGGTTCACGGAACGAGCGGAAGTCCGGATCGACGGACGGGGGCTCCGCCTTGGCGCTTTGCGGCGCGAGTCCCTTGTGCCCGCGTGGATGCGCGGGGGATCGGTTCTCGAGGATCGCATGAACGATATCCTTGAGCGTCCATTCGACGAAGTTGCGACAGCGTCGCCGGAAGCGCGCCCGGAACAGGTGCGGTACCAGAAGGACCCGGTAAAGGATCACCTCCGACGTGCGATCGATCTCCTCGACTTCCGCGAGAATTCCGTGCACGTATCGCCATCGCCCGAGGGTGCGGATCCGGAAGGTCGCGCCCGTGTCGAAGAGCGCGTCGAGATCGACGGGGCCGCTCTTGGCCGGGCGCATGAGGACGATCTCGTAGCGGAAAGGCTGGGAGATCTCCTCGATCGCGTGCCAACGCACGACGCCGAAGGCGCCCCATCCCTCGTGCGTGCCGAGCAGGTAATCGGCTTGGTTGCCGCGGTCGAGGTTCTGCGGCGGGCGTGAGGTCATGACGGATCGCTCCCTGGACGAGCGAATTCCCTACCATGAATCGGCGTGGTTCCACATGGGAAGTGGGGCGGGAAGCTGCTCCGCGCTCCGAGACGCCAACCAAAATCACGGACGAGCCCAGCCGTTGCCCTGTTGGCCCCCACCGTATGCCGCTGAACATCGCCGACTGCTACGAGCGCACCAACCGCACGACGAGCGCCTTCGTCACGTTTGGGGACGCCGCAGTCCTCGCACGCCGCACAGGCGACACCGCCCGCGCCGAAGAGGCAGGAGGACGCCGGTCCCCGTGGATCCCGGCGAGCACGTGGTCGAGGCAAAGGCGCCGGCTTATCCGAGCATCTCCGCCATGCGCCGGGAGATGAGGCTGCAGTCCGGGTCCTCGCCACTGAAGAGGGACGCGCAATCTGCGCTCAGGGGGTGATAGTGGATCTGCTCCGGCGGTAAGCTGCGCAGGTGGACCGTGTACGAGGTGTTCATGTCGAGCTCCAGCTCGCCATGCGACTGCCGGCCTACCACCAGCACCTCCACGTGCCCGCGAAGCCGGCGCTTCGGCTGATAACCCAGCATGGCGGAGAGCCCCGCCTCGTACATCTTCATTCGATGTCGGAAGAGGTGCTCTTCGGCCGGGCCTTTGAGGTAACCCGCTTCCTTCACGAGCCCAGTGACGAAGTCATAACGCTCGCTTTCGGGCAACGCGCGGATCCGCTCCATCGGCAGGGGCACCTGAATGCCGATCAGGCGCTCGAAGATGAAGTGATGATCCTCGATGGCACGGAGCTGCAGCGCGTCGGTCCCCGGCAGGCACGCCCACGGGCGCAGGAACACCGGCATGACCTGGAGGAGCATGGCGACCTCCTCGCCCTCCTCCTGCAGCCGGCACGCGAGCTCATAGGAGGGCAGGCCCCCCATGCAGAACCCGCCGATGTAATAGGGCCCGTGCGGCTGCACCGCGCGGATGTGGCGCAGCGTGTACTCGACCACCTCCTCCACGGTGCGCAGCGGCTCGCGCTCCTCGTCGAAGCCAGGCGCCTGGCAACCATAAAAGGCCATGCGCTCGGGCAGGTGAGGCGCCATGTAGCGGAAGTAAGAAATGCCGCCGTCCGTGGCCGGGAAGAAAAAAAACGCCGGCGCGCCGGGCTGCCCTTTCTTGAATTGCACGAGGTTGGAGGGCACGTCCTGGAGGGAGGCCTCCCGATTCTGAATGAGAGCGCGCAGAAGCTCTTGCTTGGTTTGCGAAAGCTGGGTCATGGTCCTATCTCCTACGTTGGAATCAGCTCCGAGAGCATGGATTGGGCCTCGTCCTCGCTGAGCTCCGCCACCGCGGCCTCCAGCGCCTCCATGTCCCCACGCCTCACCGCCGCCTGGAGCCGCGCGCGCTTGAACACGAGCGAGAGGCCGCGCACGGTGGGGTGCAAGAACAGCTCGTTCATGGACACGGATACGCCCAGCCGCTCGGACGCGGCGTGCAGCAGGCGCGCCGCCATCAGGGAGTGCCCGCCCAGCGCGAAGAAATCATCGTTCCGACCGGGCCGCCGGCCCGGCAAGAGCTCGGCATAAAGCGCCGCGACGGCCTCCTCCATGGGCCCCACGGGAGGCTCGTGGACCACCTCGGCGGCGCGCCGCGAGAACGAGGCGGGCGGCAGCGCCTTGCGGTGGACCTTGCCATTGGGCGTACGCGGCAGCTCCTCCAGCACGGCGAAATGCGCCGGCACCATGTACGTCGGCAATCGGCCCGTGAGCCAGTCGCGCAGCTCCTGCGCGACGAGCGCCTCCTCGGCCTCGGGGCAGACGCAGGCGATGAGCTCCAGGGAGCCATCGGGCCCCGGGCGAGCGACCACCGCCGCTTCTCTCACCCCCGGGTGCTGGTTCAGCACGTGCTCGATCTCTCCGGTCTCGATGCGGTAGCCGCGGATCTTCACCTGTTCATCCAATCGCCCGAGGAACTCCACACGCCCGTCGCCGCGCTGGCGGACGAGGTCCCCCGTGCGATAACAGCGCACCGGCGCGGGCAATACGCCGCCCGGATTGATTTGCACGAAACGCTCGGCCGTGAGCTCCGGCCGGTTCCAGTATCCCGCCGCGACACCCTCGCCGCCGATGTACAGCTCGCCAGGCACGCCGGGCCCCACGGGCAGCCCCGCCTCGTCCAGCACGTAGATCTGCGTGTTCTCCAGGGGGCGACCCGCGAGGATCGGAGCGCCCGGCGAAAGGCGCTCGCGCAGCGACCAGATGGTGGTCTCCGTGGGGCCGTAGAGGTTCCAGAGCTCGGCGCAATGCGTGGCCAGGAAGTCCACGACCTCGCGTGAAGGGTGCTCGCCGCCGCAGAGCGCCTTGAGCCGTTTGTCGCCCTTCCATCCCGAGCCCATGAGGAGCGACCAGGTGGCCGGTGTGCCTTGCATGGCCGTGACGCTGTGTGCTTCGAGCAGGCGCGCGAGGCGCTTGCCGTCTCGCACGTCCTCCGTCTCGGCCAGCACCAGGCGGGCGCCCGTCACGAGCGGCAGGAAGAGCTCCAGCACGGAGATGTCGAAGGACCAGGTCGTCACCGCGAGGAACACGTCCCCCGCGCCGAGCCCCGGAGCACGCGCAAACGCCCACAAGCAGCTCACCACGTTGCGGTGGCGCACCACGACGCCCTTCGGCCGACCGGTGGACCCCGACGTATAGAGCAGATAGGCGGGATCCTCGGAGGTGACGGCTACCGGCGGCGGCGCGTCGGCGCGCAAGGGCTCGAGATCCCGCAGCAAAAGCACGGGCACATCCTCCGGCACGGCGCTGGGCGTCGGATCCTCGGACAGGACCAGGCGGGCCTGGCTATCGGCCAGCATGAAGCTCAGCCGCTCCGCGGGCATCTCCGGATCCAGTGGCAGGTATGCGGCTCCCGAAGCAAGCACGCCGAGGACCGCGCATAAAAGCTCCGGCGAGCGCTGACCGAGCACCGCGACGAAATGGCCCGTGCCGATCCCGCGCGCGGCGAGGGCGTGCGCGATCCCGTGCGCGCGTGAGAGGACCTCGGCGCCCGAGAGCGTGCGCCCCGCGCACGTGACGGCAGGCTCCTCGGGCGTCTGTTCGAGCCGCTCGCGCACCCAGGCGTGCAAGCAGCACGCGCGAGGATAGGGGTGCTCCGTCCGATTCCAATCGAGGAGCACCTCACGCGCGCGCGCCTCGCCGAGCAGGCAGGCCGCGTCCACGGGCGCGTCCGGCGCTACGCCGAGGCGCGTGGCCAGCGTCGTGAAGGACTCGGCGAAATGCGGGGTGAATTCGTCGGAGAAAAGCGACGCGCTCGAGAGCAACACGCCCCGGGTGCCCCCCGGGCTCGGTGTCAGGTGGAATTCCAGGTCGAACTGGCAGAGCTTCGGATCGAAGGGGAGCTCTTCCGCCGAGAGCCCCGCGAGCCGCGGGGCACGAGACACGTTCTGCAGGCCGAAGAAGACCTGGAAGAGCGGACTGCGCGAGGGATCTCGTGTCTGCCCGGAGAGCTGCACGAGCTCTTCGAAGGCCACGTCCTGGTGCTCGGCAGCCTCCAGACCGGCGCGGTGGACACGCCGCACGAGCTCACGGAAGTTGATCCCGCGCGGGATCTCGATGCGCAGGACGAGCGTGTTCACCATGCAGCCGATGAGGGGCTCGAAGCCGTGATCCCCGCGGTTGGCGTGCGGGGTGCCCACCACGAGGTCTCTCTGACGGCTCATGCGCTGCAGGGCGACGGCGAAGACGGCGAGCAGCGCGGCGAAGGGGGTCGCGCCCTCCTCCGAGGCGACACGCGCGAGCGCCGCGTCCACCTCCGGCGGGAGGAGGAAGCGATGCTGCCGCCCCTCGTAGCGGGTGAACGCAGGGCGTGGAAAGTCGCAGGGCAGCTCCAGCGAAGGCAAGCGCTCGAGCCGCGCGCGCCAGTAGGGGAGGCTCCGGGACGCGAGGTAGACCTGGCGCTCCCACTCCACGAAATCCGCATACCCCAGGCGAAGCTCGGGGAGCGCTGCGGGCTCTCCGGAGAGCTCCTCGCCATGAAGCGCCGAGAGCTCCTCGTTGAACAGGCCGAGCGACCATCCATCCACCACGAGGTGGTGAAAGCCGAGCGCAAATACGTGATGGTCGGGGCCGAGCGTGAGCAGGCAACTCCGCACGGGCGGCTCGCGCCCGAGGTCGAAGGGGCGCGCCAAGACGTCGCGCAGAGCCTCTTGCACCTGCTCCTGCGTGGGCGGCTCCGGGAAGCGCAGGCGCTGCAAGGGCAACGTGTGGTGGTCTTCGATGAACTGCACCAGGTGCCCTTCGAGCTCGACGAAGGTGGCGCGGAGCGCCTCGTGCCGAGCGACGATGCGCTGCTGGGCGCGCTCCAGGAGCTCCGGACGCAGGGGGCCGCGGAGTTCGTATGCCTGGGCGACCAGATAGGCGCACTCCCCGGACGCGAGCCGGGAGAGGAACCACAACCGGCGCTGCACGCTGGAGACCCCGATCGCCGTGCGCCCGGAGAGGAGCGAGAGCAGCTCGGCCTTGTGGGCTCGCATCGCCTCCTTGTCCTCGGCCTGGAGCGCGCCGGGCGGAGCCTTGAAGCGGAGCTGGCCCTCCGAGGCCCAGAGTCGCACGCCCTTGCTGGTGAGGAGACCTAGGAGCGCCTTGGCCGTCGTCACAGGCTGCCTTCTTCCAGTCGAGAGGCGAGGGCCTCGGCGTCGATGAGCGGCTTGCGCGCCTCTCGCACATGAGCGCAGAGCCCCTGGGCCAGCGCGCGGAGGCCCCGATCTTCGAGGAGGAGCGATACCGGCACCTCCACCTGCAGGAGCGCGCGAAGGCGATTGTTGAGCTGCATGGCCATGATGGAGTCGAGCCCGAGCCGCTTGAGCGAGGACTCCGGCAAGAGCATCGACGTCGGGAGCTGGAGGATCGCGGCAGCGCGAAGGCGCAGGATCTGCTCGACCAGGGCAGGATCCGGGGCGCCGTGGGTGTCACGCAGGGCCTGCTCCAGGCGCGAGAGCTCGGGCAACTCGGGGGCGGGGGCCGCGCTGACCTGGGGTTCGGGGAGCGTGGCGCCCCCGAGGCCCTCGGGCCAGTAGCGCTGGCGCTGCCAGGGGTAGACGGGGAGGGAAAGGATCCGCCCGCCGCGCCGCTGCACCACGTGCCAGTCCACCTCCACGCCGCACGTATAAAGCTGCGCGAGCGCCTCGTAGAGATGACGTCGCCCCTCGCCACGCCGCAGCGAATGCAGGACCACCGCGCTCGCGCCTTCCTCGGCGATCGTCTGCTCGCAGGCATGGCCGAGCAGCGGGTGCGGCCCCACTTCGAGGAGCAGGCGAATGCCATCCCGGAGCAGCGCGCATACTTGTTCGTGGAAACGCACCGGCTCGCGAACGTTTTGGACCCAGTGGCGCGTGTCGAGCTCCGGCCCCTCGGCGACGAGGCCCGTCGTGGTGGAATAGAGCGGCAGCGCGGCGCGTCGAGGCGTGATCCCTGCGACGTCGCTCGCGAGCGCCCCCTGCACGGGCTCCACCTGGGGGCAATGCGACATGGGGAACTCGGGGCCCATGACACGCGCAAAGGCGCCTTTCGCTTGCACCTCGGCGACGAGCGCCTCCACGGCCTCGCGCTCGCCGGCGAGCGCGAAGCTCCGTGGCCCATTTCGCGCAGCCACACTCGCGCGCCCGGACCAGCGCGCGAGGGCCGCCGCGAGCTCGTCCGGCGAGCTCTCCACGATGGCCATGGTCCCCTGGCCGTGTAGCGATCGCAGGTGCCGGCTGCGCGCGCAGATGACGCGGGCCGCGTCCTCCAGGCTCAATGCCCCCGCCACATGCGCCGCCGCCACCTCGCCCATGCTATGGCCCACGACCGCCGCCGCCCGAACGCCCAGCGACTCCCAGAGCCGGCAGAGCGCGACCTGGAAGGCGAACAGCGCCGGCTGCGCGACGTCGGCCCTGTCCTCGATCGCCCTGCCCTCGGAGAGCCACGCGGCGATCGACTCGCCGAGGTAGGGCGCGAGGGCCGCGTCACAGGCCAGGAGCGCATGGCGGAACGTGGGTTCTTGCTCCAGGAGCTCTCGGCCCATGCCCTCCCACTGGCCGCCCTGACCGGGGAAAACAAAGGCCAGACGTGGCGGCTCGGTCGGCGAGAGGTGGGCCCCGAGGGGGCGGGACAGGGCCGCGGCGAGTTGCTCGCGCAGGCCGGCGCGCGTGCTGCCGACCACGGCCACGCGGTGCCCGAGGTGGCTGCGGCCGCAAGCCGCCGTGTAGCAGAGGTCGTCCAGGTCCAGGTCTGGAGGGGCTTCCAGCCGGGAAAGGAGCCCCGCCACTCGCGCGCGCAGGGCCTCGGGCGTGTGCGCCGAGACCGGGAGCACGCGTGGCAGCTCGGGCGCCTCGGCACCCGGGACGTCCCGCAAATGCGGGCGCACGGGCACGCCTTGCTCCCGCAGGGTCGCGGCGGCTTCGAACAGCGCCTCCCACTCGGAGGCACGGCGGTGGAGGGAGGCGACGACGCGGCCAGGGCGGCCAGCGTGCGCGAGGCACTGCTCCACGAAGCGGGCGAGCGCGGGCTTTGGGCCGACTTCGAGGAAGAGGTCCTCGCCGCGCTGGGTGAGCAGGTCGACGGCCCCCGCGAAGTCCACGGGCTCGCGCAGGTTGCGGACCCAGTAACGCGCGTCGAGATCGCGCCCCTCCATGAAGCGCCCCGTCACGGTGGAGAGCAGCGGGGTGCGCGTGGGCTGCGGCGATATCCCCGAGAGTCCCTCCAGGAGCTCCGCCAGGATGGGCTCGACGAGCGGGCTGTGCGAGGGGAAGCCGATGTCGACGAAGGCGCAGCGCGCGCCTGCCGCTCGTTGCTCGGAGGCCACGCGCTCGAGCGCGGCGCGCTCGCCGGAGAGCGCGGTGGAGGTAGGCCCATTGAACACGGCGAGCGTGACGCCCGCCCTGTCGCCGATGGCCGCTGCGACCTCGTGCCGTGATCGCTCCACCAGCAGGAGCCCTCCCTGGCCTGCGAGCCGCCGGGTGAGCTGGCCACGCAGGCAGACGAGCCGCACGGCATCCCCGAGGGACAGCGCGCCTGCCACGTGCGCGGCGGCCACCTCGCCGAGGCTGTGCCCGAGCACGGCCCGAGGGACGACGCCCCAGGAGCGCCACAGCTCGGCCAGGGCCACCTGTACGGCAAAGATCGAGGGCTGCACCACGTCCGGCTCGTTCAGCCGCGATCGCTCGGGCGGGGCGAGCAGCTCGTCGAACAGCGACCACCCGACCTCCGCCTGGATCGCCCGATCACAAGCCGAAAGCCGCGCGCGGAACAGGGGTGAGGCCACGAGCAGCTCGCGTCCCATGCCGAGCCACTGGGAGCCGTGCCCGGCGAAGTAGAACACGGGCTGCCGAGGCGCCTGGGACAAGGGGTTCGGGGCCACGAAAGGCCGTGTTTGCGTGGCGCTCGCCTGCCACTCCTCGAGCACGACATGGGCGTTGGTGCCGCCGAACCCGAACGAGCTGACACCCGCGCGGGCCGGCCCCTCTCGTTCCGGCCAGGGGCTCGGCCGGGCCTGGACCTCGAGACCCAGGGAGGCGAAGTCGATTTGAGGGTTCGGCGTGCGGAAGTGCAGGCTCGCCGGGATCTCGTGGTGGCGCAGGCTGAGCGCGACCTTGAGGAGACCGGCTATGCCTGCGGCGGCCTCGGCGTGGCCGATGTTGCTCTTGACCGAGCCGATACGCAGGGGGCGCCCCGGAGGGCGGCCTTGCCCGTAGACGGCTCCGAGGGCGGATGCCTCGATGGGATCTCCGAGCTTCGTCCCGGTGCCGTGCGCCTCCACGTAGTCCACGGAGGCCGGGTCGACGCCGGCCCTTTGGCAGGCCATGACGAGCAGCGAGCGCTGGGCGCGAGGGCTCGGCGCGGTGAGCCCATTGCTGCGCCCGTCGTTGTTGGTCGCGCTGCCGCGGAGGACACAATGAATGGGGTTGCCGTCCGCGATCGCCCGCGACAGGGGCTTGAGCACCACGAGGCCGGCGCCCTCGGCGCGGGCGTAACCGTCGCCCCCCGCGTCGAAGGGGCGGCAGCGCCCGCCCGGGCTCGTGGCGCCGAACTTCGCCATCTGGACCAGGCTATCGGGCGCGAGGATGAGGTTGACCCCTCCAGCGAGCGCCAGCGTGGACTCGCCGCTGCGCAGGCTCTCGCACGCGAGGTGTACGGCCACCAGCGAGGCCGAGCAGGCCGTGTCGATGGCCATGCTGGGCCCCTCGAGCCCGAGCGTGTATGAGATGCGGTTGGCGATGAGGCTATGGTGCACGCCCGTCACGGTGTGCGGGGCGATGGCCTGAAGCCCCAGGCGGCCAAGGAGCAGGGCGAAGTCGCTCCAGATGGCGCCGAGGAAGACGCCCGTGGCCGAACCGGAGAGCGAAAGCGGAGGGATCCCAGCGTCCTCGAGCGCCTCCCAGGAGAGCTCCAGCATGATGCGCTGCTGCGGATCCATGTGGAGCGCCTCGCGCGGGGAGATGCCCCAAAAATGCGCATCGAAGCTCGAGACGTCGCGCAGGAAGCCGCCCTGGCGCATGGGAATGGTGCCGGGTATGGCGCGATCGGGCGCGTAGAGCGCGTCCACGTCGAAGCGATCGCGGGGGATGTCCGTTATCGCGTCCGTGCCCGAGCGCAGGAGCTCCCAGAAGGCTGCCGGCGAGTCTGCTCCGGGGAATCGACAGGCGATCCCGACGACGGCGATGGGCTCGTAGGCGACGACCCGAGGCGCCTCCAGGGCGGCGGGGCGCGCTGCGCCGGCGAGGTGGGCGGCGAGATCGGCGATGCTGGGGAACTCCCACAGCAGCGTGAGTGGCACCGGGCGTTCGAGCCACGTAGAGAGGCGGCTGGCGAGCGCTCCGGCTGTCAGAGAGTCCAGGCCCAGGCGGCGGAAGCTACTGTTTACATGGACCCGTTCGGATGGGATCTCCAGCAATTCGGCGACCGCTACGACCAGCCACCGAACAATGCTCTGCTGCGGAATGGCGCAAGCCACGCCCTCACTCTCCCGCTGGACGAAAGAAGCAACCGGCGCCAGGTTAGCATGGTCGAAATTTATGTGCTACCGGTAGTTTTGTTGCCCGAAACACGGTGTGAGCCGCCGCGGGCGACGAGGATGCTCTCGGCCTTCTCGGGGGCCCGTGCGGCTGAGAAAGCGCCACGTCCACCGCCCTGTTCCTGGGGCCTCCACGCGGCCGCTCGCAAGCCGGTGACATGGCCGCGCTCGTGCGCCAGCTATGCCGCTGGGAGGGCGCTCATGGCACGGACACCACTCTTGCGATTGCTGGAGAAGCTGGCCTCGGAGCACCATGCGGCGCGCCGGCGAGGGCTCAGCACCGCCGCGCTGCGCGAGGAGCGCGCGGCCACTCGCGAACGGGACGCCCGCCGCGGGATTTCCCTCGCTCGCCGCCGTTTCCTCGGCGCCGCGGGCGCGGGGGCCTTGACCCTCGTGTTCCCGCGCGTGCTCCGCGCCGCGGCCAACCCGACCATCGCCATCGTCGGCGCCGGTATCGCCGGCCTGACCTGCGCCCTCGCGCTGCGCGATCGTGGCCTCTCGGCCACGGTGTACGAGGCCTCCGGCCGCATGGGCGGGCGCATGTTCTCCAACACCACCTCCTGGGACGCGGGTCAAGTCAGCGAGTGGTGCGGTGAGCTCATCGATAGCAACAACCGCACCCTGTTCGCCCTCGCCCGTCGATTTGGCCTGACCATGGACAGCCTGGAAGGTGAAAAACCGTCCGGCCTGGTGAATACGTATTTCTTCGACGGCCGCTACTACCCCGTCGCCGAGGCCGAGCGCGATTTTGCGCGTGTTTACCCCGCCCTCCTTTCGGATCTGCTCGCCGCGGGCGAGACCACCACCCACGACCGCGCGACACCTGCGGGGCGCGCGCTCGATCGAATGAGCGTGTTCGACTGGATCGCCTCGCGGGTCCCGGGCGGGCACGCCTCGCCGCTCGGGCAGCTCCTCGACGTGGCCTACGTCATCGAGTGGGGCGCCGATTCGCGGGATCAGTCCGCCCTGAACCTCGTCTAC
Proteins encoded:
- a CDS encoding type I polyketide synthase yields the protein MACAIPQQSIVRWLVVAVAELLEIPSERVHVNSSFRRLGLDSLTAGALASRLSTWLERPVPLTLLWEFPSIADLAAHLAGAARPAALEAPRVVAYEPIAVVGIACRFPGADSPAAFWELLRSGTDAITDIPRDRFDVDALYAPDRAIPGTIPMRQGGFLRDVSSFDAHFWGISPREALHMDPQQRIMLELSWEALEDAGIPPLSLSGSATGVFLGAIWSDFALLLGRLGLQAIAPHTVTGVHHSLIANRISYTLGLEGPSMAIDTACSASLVAVHLACESLRSGESTLALAGGVNLILAPDSLVQMAKFGATSPGGRCRPFDAGGDGYARAEGAGLVVLKPLSRAIADGNPIHCVLRGSATNNDGRSNGLTAPSPRAQRSLLVMACQRAGVDPASVDYVEAHGTGTKLGDPIEASALGAVYGQGRPPGRPLRIGSVKSNIGHAEAAAGIAGLLKVALSLRHHEIPASLHFRTPNPQIDFASLGLEVQARPSPWPEREGPARAGVSSFGFGGTNAHVVLEEWQASATQTRPFVAPNPLSQAPRQPVFYFAGHGSQWLGMGRELLVASPLFRARLSACDRAIQAEVGWSLFDELLAPPERSRLNEPDVVQPSIFAVQVALAELWRSWGVVPRAVLGHSLGEVAAAHVAGALSLGDAVRLVCLRGQLTRRLAGQGGLLLVERSRHEVAAAIGDRAGVTLAVFNGPTSTALSGERAALERVASEQRAAGARCAFVDIGFPSHSPLVEPILAELLEGLSGISPQPTRTPLLSTVTGRFMEGRDLDARYWVRNLREPVDFAGAVDLLTQRGEDLFLEVGPKPALARFVEQCLAHAGRPGRVVASLHRRASEWEALFEAAATLREQGVPVRPHLRDVPGAEAPELPRVLPVSAHTPEALRARVAGLLSRLEAPPDLDLDDLCYTAACGRSHLGHRVAVVGSTRAGLREQLAAALSRPLGAHLSPTEPPRLAFVFPGQGGQWEGMGRELLEQEPTFRHALLACDAALAPYLGESIAAWLSEGRAIEDRADVAQPALFAFQVALCRLWESLGVRAAAVVGHSMGEVAAAHVAGALSLEDAARVICARSRHLRSLHGQGTMAIVESSPDELAAALARWSGRASVAARNGPRSFALAGEREAVEALVAEVQAKGAFARVMGPEFPMSHCPQVEPVQGALASDVAGITPRRAALPLYSTTTGLVAEGPELDTRHWVQNVREPVRFHEQVCALLRDGIRLLLEVGPHPLLGHACEQTIAEEGASAVVLHSLRRGEGRRHLYEALAQLYTCGVEVDWHVVQRRGGRILSLPVYPWQRQRYWPEGLGGATLPEPQVSAAPAPELPELSRLEQALRDTHGAPDPALVEQILRLRAAAILQLPTSMLLPESSLKRLGLDSIMAMQLNNRLRALLQVEVPVSLLLEDRGLRALAQGLCAHVREARKPLIDAEALASRLEEGSL
- a CDS encoding thioesterase domain-containing protein; the encoded protein is MTQLSQTKQELLRALIQNREASLQDVPSNLVQFKKGQPGAPAFFFFPATDGGISYFRYMAPHLPERMAFYGCQAPGFDEEREPLRTVEEVVEYTLRHIRAVQPHGPYYIGGFCMGGLPSYELACRLQEEGEEVAMLLQVMPVFLRPWACLPGTDALQLRAIEDHHFIFERLIGIQVPLPMERIRALPESERYDFVTGLVKEAGYLKGPAEEHLFRHRMKMYEAGLSAMLGYQPKRRLRGHVEVLVVGRQSHGELELDMNTSYTVHLRSLPPEQIHYHPLSADCASLFSGEDPDCSLISRRMAEMLG
- a CDS encoding non-ribosomal peptide synthetase; amino-acid sequence: MTTAKALLGLLTSKGVRLWASEGQLRFKAPPGALQAEDKEAMRAHKAELLSLLSGRTAIGVSSVQRRLWFLSRLASGECAYLVAQAYELRGPLRPELLERAQQRIVARHEALRATFVELEGHLVQFIEDHHTLPLQRLRFPEPPTQEQVQEALRDVLARPFDLGREPPVRSCLLTLGPDHHVFALGFHHLVVDGWSLGLFNEELSALHGEELSGEPAALPELRLGYADFVEWERQVYLASRSLPYWRARLERLPSLELPCDFPRPAFTRYEGRQHRFLLPPEVDAALARVASEEGATPFAALLAVFAVALQRMSRQRDLVVGTPHANRGDHGFEPLIGCMVNTLVLRIEIPRGINFRELVRRVHRAGLEAAEHQDVAFEELVQLSGQTRDPSRSPLFQVFFGLQNVSRAPRLAGLSAEELPFDPKLCQFDLEFHLTPSPGGTRGVLLSSASLFSDEFTPHFAESFTTLATRLGVAPDAPVDAACLLGEARAREVLLDWNRTEHPYPRACCLHAWVRERLEQTPEEPAVTCAGRTLSGAEVLSRAHGIAHALAARGIGTGHFVAVLGQRSPELLCAVLGVLASGAAYLPLDPEMPAERLSFMLADSQARLVLSEDPTPSAVPEDVPVLLLRDLEPLRADAPPPVAVTSEDPAYLLYTSGSTGRPKGVVVRHRNVVSCLWAFARAPGLGAGDVFLAVTTWSFDISVLELFLPLVTGARLVLAETEDVRDGKRLARLLEAHSVTAMQGTPATWSLLMGSGWKGDKRLKALCGGEHPSREVVDFLATHCAELWNLYGPTETTIWSLRERLSPGAPILAGRPLENTQIYVLDEAGLPVGPGVPGELYIGGEGVAAGYWNRPELTAERFVQINPGGVLPAPVRCYRTGDLVRQRGDGRVEFLGRLDEQVKIRGYRIETGEIEHVLNQHPGVREAAVVARPGPDGSLELIACVCPEAEEALVAQELRDWLTGRLPTYMVPAHFAVLEELPRTPNGKVHRKALPPASFSRRAAEVVHEPPVGPMEEAVAALYAELLPGRRPGRNDDFFALGGHSLMAARLLHAASERLGVSVSMNELFLHPTVRGLSLVFKRARLQAAVRRGDMEALEAAVAELSEDEAQSMLSELIPT